Proteins encoded together in one Cicer arietinum cultivar CDC Frontier isolate Library 1 chromosome 4, Cicar.CDCFrontier_v2.0, whole genome shotgun sequence window:
- the LOC101512933 gene encoding ethylene receptor 2 encodes MVKAIVSVLLITSILLCVSATTDNGYPRCNCDDEASLWTIESILECQRVGDFLIAVAYFSIPIELLYFVSCSNVPFKWVLVQFIAFIVLCGLTHLLNGWTYGPHTFQLMVALTVFKILTALVSCATAITLVTLIPLLLKVKVREFMLRKKTWDLGREVGLIMKQKEAAVHVRMLTQEIRKSLDRHTILYTTLVELSKTLGLQNCAVWMPNEEKTVMNLTHELNGRNFNFSIPITDSDVVRIKGSNGVNILSSDSALAVASCGVSTDAGPVAAIRMPMLRVCNFKGGTPELTQACYAILVLILPAGEPRSWSNQELEIIKVVADQVAVALSHAAILEESQLMREKLEERNRALQQARRNAMMASQARNSFQKVMSDGMRRPMHSILGLLSMIQDDNLKNEQKLIVDSMLSTSNVLSNLINDAMDSSAKDDGRFPLEIRSFGLHSMIKEAACLAKCMCVYKGLGFMVDVDKSLPNNVMGDERRVFQVILHMVGNLLDCNHGEGGILVFRVSADAGSQGRNDKGWATWRPSSSSGDVNIRFEIGINNSSDSEVGSSVSSGLEGRKYTSDRYEGRLSFSICKRIVQLMQGNLWLVPYTHGIPQSMTLLLRFQLRPSIAIAISEPGESSEHTYSNSMLRGLQVLLVDHDDVNRAVTQKLLQKLGCAVTSASSGFECLTFIGPAGSSIQVVLLDLQMPDIDGFEVAARIRKFKSGNRPIIVALTASAEEDLWEKCMEIGVNGVIRKPVLMQGIASELRRILMQGNSVL; translated from the exons ATGGTAAAAGCAATAGTATCTGTGCTGTTGATTACCTCTATCCTCTTGTGTGTATCTGCAACAACAGATAATGGATATCCTAGATGTAATTGTGACGATGAGGCCAGCTTGTGGACTATTGAGAGCATTTTGGAGTGTCAAAGAGTTGGAGATTTCTTGATTGCTGTGGCCTACTTCTCCATCCCTATTGAGCTGCTTTATTTCGTCAGTTGCTCAAACGTACCGTTCAAATGGGTCCTTGTTCAGTTCATTGCTTTTATAGTCCTATGTGGATTGACACATTTGTTGAATGGTTGGACTTATGGTCCTCACACTTTTCAGCTTATGGTGGCACTTACCGTCTTTAAGATTCTCACTGCCTTGGTATCTTGTGCCACTGCTATAACGCTTGTTACTTTGATTCCTTTACTTCTCAAAGTGAAGGTTAGGGAATTCATGCTCAGGAAAAAGACATGGGATCTTGGACGCGAGGTTGGCCTTATTATGAAGCAAAAGGAGGCTGCAGTGCATGTAAGAATGCTTACTCAAGAGATTCGAAAGTCGCTGGATAGACATACGATTCTGTACACCACTTTGGTGGAGCTGTCTAAAACACTAGGCTTGCAAAATTGTGCTGTGTGGATGCCTAATGAAGAAAAAACGGTGATGAATCTCACTCATGAATTGAACGGAaggaattttaatttttctataccTATTACTGATTCGGATGTTGTAAGAATTAAGGGAAGCAATGGAGTGAATATACTTAGCTCTGATTCAGCACTTGCTGTTGCCAGTTGTGGAGTTTCTACTGATGCGGGACCTGTTGCTGCAATCCGAATGCCGATGCTACGGGTTTGTAATTTCAAAGGAGGAACGCCTGAGTTAACTCAGGCGTGTTATGCAATATTGGTCTTGATTCTTCCAGCCGGAGAACCTAGATCATGGAGTAATCAGGAGCTGGAAATAATTAAGGTGGTTGCTGATCAGGTTGCCGTCGCTCTATCCCATGCTGCGATTCTTGAAGAGTCACAACTTATGAGAGAGAAGTTGGAGGAGCGCAACCGAGCTTTGCAACAGGCAAGAAGGAATGCTATGATGGCAAGCCAGGCAAGAAACTCGTTTCAGAAAGTCATGAGTGATGGTATGAGGAGACCTATGCACTCAATTTTGGGATTGCTTTCAATGATACAAGATGATAATTTAAAGAATGAACAGAAACTTATTGTAGATTCAATGCTAAGTACGAGCAATGTTCTTTCAAACTTGATAAACGATGCCATGGATAGCTCAGCAAAAGACGATGGAAGGTTTCCTTTGGAGATAAGGTCTTTTGGGTTACATTCCATGATAAAAGAAGCAGCTTGTCTTGCCAAATGTATGTGTGTTTATAAGGGCTTAGGTTTTATGGTCGACGTCGATAAGTCTTTACCCAACAATGTTATGGGTGATGAGAGGAGAGTGTTTCAGGTGATTTTACATATGGTTGGGAATCTACTTGATTGCAACCATGGGGAAGGGGGTATCCTTGTATTTCGGGTTTCGGCAGATGCTGGAAGTCAAGGGAGAAACGACAAAGGGTGGGCAACTTGGAGACCTAGCTCATCTAGCGGTGATGTAAATATTAGATTCGAGATAGGGATCAACAACAGTAGTGATTCTGAAGTTGGGAGCTCCGTTTCCTCGGGTCTCGAGGGTAGGAAATATACCAGTGATAGGTATGAGGGCAGATTGAGCTTTAGTATTTGCAAGAGGATAGTCCAG TTGATGCAAGGGAACTTATGGTTGGTACCATATACTCATGGTATTCCTCAAAGCATGACACTTCTTCTTCGGTTTCAATTACGACCGTCCATTGCAATAGCCATCTCCGAACCCGGAGAGTCATCAGAACACACCTATTCCAATTCAATGTTGAGAGGTCTGCAAGTTCTGTTAGTTGACCACGACGATGTAAATAGAGCAGTGACACAAAAATTGCTTCAGAAACTAGGTTGTGCCGTGACTTCTGCTTCTTCCGGATTCGAATGCCTTACCTTCATTGGACCTGCTGGATCTTCCATTCAAGTTGTGCTTTTGGATCTCCAAATGCCTGATATAGACGGCTTCGAAGTCGCCGCAAGGATTCGGAAGTTTAAAAGCGGAAATAGGCCAATAATTGTTGCATTGACCGCAAGTGCCGAAGAAGATTTGTGGGAAAAGTGCATGGAGATTGGTGTTAATGGGGTAATCCGAAAACCGGTTTTGATGCAAGGAATTGCTAGTGAACTCAGAAGAATTCTGATGCAGGGAAATAGTGTCCTGTGA
- the LOC101502327 gene encoding AT-hook motif nuclear-localized protein 20-like, giving the protein MEVAGGADIAESVAQFARKRQRGVCVLSGSGSVANVTLRQPSAPGAVVALHGRFEILSLTGTFLPGPAPPGSTGLTVYLAGGQGQVVGGCVVGTLVAVGPVMLISATFTNATYERLPLDDNDDDDNNNNNNNNEGLSSAAGAQGGGGSPPPGIGGHQLQGGIPDPSSLPLYNLPPNLLPNNGGQMGHEAALAWAAHGRPPY; this is encoded by the coding sequence ATGGAGGTAGCCGGTGGAGCTGATATAGCGGAAAGTGTCGCACAATTCGCTAGGAAGCGTCAACGTGGCGTTTGTGTTCTAAGTGGAAGTGGTTCAGTAGCTAATGTTACTCTTAGACAACCTTCAGCTCCTGGTGCTGTTGTAGCACTTCATGGTAGGTTTGAGATTTTGTCCTTAACAGGGACATTTCTACCTGGTCCTGCTCCTCCAGGGTCAACTGGTTTAACAGTCTATCTGGCTGGAGGACAGGGTCAGGTAGTTGGAGGTTGTGTTGTTGGAACTCTTGTTGCTGTTGGACCTGTTATGCTTATTTCCGCTACTTTTACTAATGCAACTTATGAAAGACTTCCacttgatgataatgatgatgatgataataataataataataataacaacgaAGGACTGAGTTCTGCGGCCGGTGCACAAGGTGGAGGTGGATCTCCTCCGCCGGGAATTGGAGGTCATCAATTGCAAGGTGGGATTCCAGATCCATCTTCTTTGCCTTTATATAATTTGCCACCAAACTTGTTGCCTAATAATGGAGGGCAGATGGGACATGAGGCAGCTCTTGCTTGGGCTGCTCATGGAAGGCCACCTTACTAA
- the LOC140920193 gene encoding uncharacterized protein, translating to MGMVNSVKLKRDHSKKNGYRLSSTGGNGSKPHHIDMKRGELAYVQLEDFGFPCGTSPGRLFMECLSLSSSVSKFDDDNDVVVIDRVDRYSFVSSCQSTMNIVKKNETLCHSKGLNHAENVVPFTCDLSQVKSCVQSCSTFGPNSGLAVYALPSTLGGCALALHYANIIIVIEKLLSFPHLVGEEARDDLYQMLPTSLRLSLKAKLKTYVKDLAIYDAPLAHGWKATLDEILRWLAPLARNMMKWQSDRNFEQHQLGNRTSVLLFQTLYFADKRKTEEAICELLIGLNYICRYEQQQNALLGGASSFGIEDCMKWKLQCSASLLD from the exons ATGGGGATG GTGAATTCGGTGAAGTTGAAACGCGATCATAGCAAGAAAAATGGTTACCGTTTGAGTTCAACTGGTGGAAATGGTAGTAAGCCTCATCATATAGATATGAAGAGAGGCGAGTTAGCATATGTTCAACTTGAAGATTTTGGTTTTCCTTGTGGAACAAGTCCAGGTAGACTTTTCATGGAATGTCTCAGTTTAAGTAGCTCAGTTTCAAAATTTGACGACGACAACGATGTTGTCGTTATTGATCGAGTGGACCGATACAGTTTTGTATCAAGCTGTCAAAGTACTATGAATATTGTCAAGAAAAATGAGACTTTGTGCCACTCCAAGGGTCTAAATCATGCCGAAAATGTTGTGCCTTTCACTTGTGATCTAAGCCAAGTGAAATCTTGTGTTCAAAGTTGCTCAACCTTTGGTCCAAATAGTGGATTAGCTGTTTATGCTCTTCCTTCTACTCTTGGAGGCTGTGCTCTAGCATTGCACTATGCTAACATCATTATTGTCATTGAGAAATTACTTAGCTTTCCACATTTAGTTGGTGAAGAAGCTAGGGATGATTTATATCAGATGCTTCCAACTAGCTTAAGGTTATCTTTGAAGGCCAAACTTAAGACCTATGTCAAGGATTTGGCCATATATGATGCTCCTCTTGCCCATGGCTGGAAGGCTACTCTTGATGAGATACTTCGGTGGCTCGCTCCACTTGCTCGTAACATGATGAAATGGCAAAGCGATAGGAATTTCGAGCAACATCAATTAGGTAACAGGACGAGCGTGCTACTATTTCAGACATTATATTTTGCTGATAAGAGAAAGACAGAGGAAGCTATATGTGAACTTCTTATAGGATTGAATTACATATGTCGTTATGAACAACAACAAAACGCGTTACTTGGTGGTGCAAGCAGTTTCGGTATTGAAGATTGTATGAAATGGAAATTGCAGTGCAGTGCATCTTTACTCGATTGA
- the LOC101513258 gene encoding protein PSK SIMULATOR 1: MVAEASWILKMGNQVSANIKQALLFETSSTRRKLGPKRLDNKKVTIGILSFEVANVMSKTIHLHKSLSESEIVKLRNEILNSEGVRNLVSSEEAYLLELVRVEKLEELNRVAGVVSRLGKKCSMPALQGFEHVYGDIVSDVIDVKELGFLVKHMEGMVRKMDRYVSATRNLYSELGVLNELEQTVKTFQLNQNEESKRDFEQKLAWQKQDVRHLKEISLWNQNFDKVVELLARTVCTI; the protein is encoded by the coding sequence ATGGTTGCTGAAGCTTCTTGGATTTTGAAGATGGGTAACCAGGTAAGTGCCAATATCAAACAAGCACTTCTTTTTGAAACTTCTTCTACTAGGAGAAAACTTGGTCCTAAAAGGTTAGATAACAAGAAAGTAACCATAGGGATTCTTTCATTTGAAGTAGCTAATGTAATGTCAAAAACCATTCACCTTCATAAATCATTGTCTGAGTCTGAGATAGTTAAGCTCAGAAATGAGATCTTGAACTCAGAGGGTGTTAGAAACTTGGTTTCATCTGAAGAGGCTTATTTACTTGAGCTTGTTCGAGTCGAAAAGCTTGAAGAGTTGAACCGTGTTGCTGGTGTGGTTTCTAGGTTGGGGAAGAAGTGTTCTATGCCTGCTTTGCAAGGCTTTGAGCATGTGTATGGGGATATTGTTAGTGATGTTATAGATGTGAAGGAATTGGGGTTCTTGGTTAAGCATATGGAAGGAATGGTTAGGAAAATGGATAGGTATGTTAGTGCCACTAGGAATTTGTATAGTGAATTAGGGGTTTTGAATGAACTGGAACAAACAGTGAAGACGTTTCAGCTTAACCAGAATGAGGAGAGTAAAAGGGATTTTGAGCAGAAACTTGCATGGCAGAAACAAGATGTGAGGCATCTCAAGGAGATTTCACTTTGGAATCAGAATTTTGATAAGGTTGTTGAGTTGTTGGCTAGGACAGTTTGTACCATTTAG